In one Cervus elaphus chromosome 9, mCerEla1.1, whole genome shotgun sequence genomic region, the following are encoded:
- the F12 gene encoding coagulation factor XII isoform X1, whose protein sequence is MRALLLLGALLVSLESTVSTPPWKGPKKHKLTESEHTVVLTVTGEPCHFPFQYHRQLYHKCIHRGRPGPRPWCATTPNFEKDQRWAYCLEPKKVKDHCSKHNPCQKGGTCMNMPDGPHCICADHLTGKHCQKEKCFEPQFFQFFHENEIWHRLEPAGVVKCQCKGPNAQCKPLASQVCRTNPCLNGGSCLQAEGHRLCRCPASFAGRLCDVDLKASCYDDRDRGLSYRGTARTTLSGVPCQSWASEATYWNVTAEQVLNWGLGDHAFCRNPDNDTRPWCFIWKGDQLSWNYCRLAPCQAAAGHEVFPLPSPSALQKPESTTQTPLPSLTSGWHSPPEQPTLLAGAGPGGCGQRLRKWLSSLNRVVGGLVALPGAHPYIAALYWGQHFCAGSLIAPCWVLTAAHCLQNRPAPEELTVVLGQDRHNQSCEQCQTLAVRDYRLHEAFSPITYQHDLALVRLQENADGCCAHPSPFVQPVCLPSSAARPAESEAAVCEVAGWGHQFEGGEYSSFLQEAQVPLIDPERCSAPDVHGAAFTRGMLCAGFLEGGTDACQGDSGGPLVCEDETPERQLILRGIVSWGSGCGNRLKPGVYTDVANYLAWIREHTAS, encoded by the exons ACTCCACCTTGGAAAGGCCCCAAGAAGCATAAACTCACAGAGAGTGAGCACACAGTGG TTCTCACTGTCACCGGGGAACCCTGCCACTTCCCCTTCCAGTACCACCGGCAGCTGTATCATAAATGCATCCACAGAGGCCGGCCAGGCCCCCGACCTTG GTGTGCTACCACCCCCAACTTTGAGAAGGACCAACGATGGGCATACTGCCTGGAACCCAAGAAAGTGAAAG ACCACTGCAGCAAACACAATCCCTGCCAGAAGGGAGGGACCTGTATGAACATGCCCGATGGCCCACACTGCATCTGTGCAGATCACCTCACTGGGAAGCACTGCCAGAAAG AGAAGTGCTTTGAGCCCCAGTTTTTCCAGTTCTTCCACGAGAATGAAATATGGCATAGGCTTGAGCCAGCAGGTGTGGTCAAGTGCCAATGCAAGGGTCCGAATGCCCAATGCAAGCCACTGGCCAGCCAGG TCTGCCGCACCAACCCGTGTCTCAACGGGGGCAGCTGCCTACAGGCGGAGGGCCACCGCCTGTGCCGTTGCCCTGCTAGCTTCGCGGGACGTTTGTGCGATGTAG accTCAAGGCGAGTTGCTACGACGACCGCGATCGCGGACTCAGCTACCGCGGCACGGCCAGGACCACGCTGTCCGGAGTACCCTGTCAGTCGTGGGCCTCCGAGGCCACCTACTGGAATGTGACCGCAGAGCAAGTGCTGAACTGGGGACTGGGCGACCACGCCTTCTGCCG GAACCCCGACAACGACACCCGCCCGTGGTGCTTCATTTGGAAAGGCGACCAACTGAGCTGGAATTACTGCCGCCTGGCACCTTGCCAGGCCGCAGCTGGGCACGAGGTCTTCCCCTTGCCCTCGCCGTCGGCTTTGCAGAAACCTGAGTCCACGACCCAGACCCCGCTTCCATCCCTGACTTCAG GCTGGCACTCACCGCCCGAACAGCCGACTCTTCTGGCCGGCGCAGGCCCCGGGGGCTGTGGACAGCGGCTCCGCAAATGGCTGTCCTCGCTGAACCGCGTCGTCGGAGGACTGGTGGCGCTCCCCGGGGCGCACCCCTACATCGCCGCGCTGTACTGGGGCCAACATTTCTGCGCCGGCAGCCTCATCGCTCCCTGTTGGGTGCTGACTGCGGCTCACTGCCTGCAGAACCG ACCTGCGCCGGAGGAGCTGACCGTGGTGCTCGGCCAGGACCGCCACAACCAGAGCTGTGAGCAGTGCCAGACGCTGGCAGTGCGGGACTACCGCCTGCATGAGGCCTTCTCGCCCATCACCTACCAGCACGACCTGG CTCTGGTGCGCTTGCAGGAGAACGCGGACGGCTGCTGCGCGCATCCGTCGCCTTTCGTTCAGCCAGTGTGCCTGCCGAGTAGCGCCGCCCGCCCCGCCGAATCCGAAGCCGCAGTCTGCGAGGTGGCCGGCTGGGGTCACCAGTTCGAGG GTGGGGAATATTCCAGCTTcctgcaggaggctcaggtgCCGCTCATCGACCCGGAGCGCTGCTCCGCCCCCGACGTGCACGGAGCAGCCTTCACCCGCGGCATGCTCTGCGCTGGCTTCCTCGAGGGCGGCACTGATGCGTGCCAG ggtgaCTCCGGAGGCCCTCTGGTGTGTGAGGATGAGACCCCTGAGCGCCAGCTCATCCTGCGAGGCATAGTCAGCTGGGGCTCAGGTTGCGGCAACCGCTTGAAGCCGGGTGTGTACACTGACGTGGCCAACTACCTAGCCTGGATTCGGGAGCACACGGCTTCCTGA
- the F12 gene encoding coagulation factor XII isoform X2: MRALLLLGALLVSLESTVSTPPWKGPKKHKLTESEHTVVLTVTGEPCHFPFQYHRQLYHKCIHRGRPGPRPWCATTPNFEKDQRWAYCLEPKKVKDHCSKHNPCQKGGTCMNMPDGPHCICADHLTGKHCQKEKCFEPQFFQFFHENEIWHRLEPAGVVKCQCKGPNAQCKPLASQVCRTNPCLNGGSCLQAEGHRLCRCPASFAGRLCDVDLKASCYDDRDRGLSYRGTARTTLSGVPCQSWASEATYWNVTAEQVLNWGLGDHAFCRNPDNDTRPWCFIWKGDQLSWNYCRLAPCQAAAGHEVFPLPSPSALQKPESTTQTPLPSLTSGWHSPPEQPTLLAGAGPGGCGQRLRKWLSSLNRVVGGLVALPGAHPYIAALYWGQHFCAGSLIAPCWVLTAAHCLQNRPAPEELTVVLGQDRHNQSCEQCQTLAVRDYRLHEAFSPITYQHDLGGEYSSFLQEAQVPLIDPERCSAPDVHGAAFTRGMLCAGFLEGGTDACQGDSGGPLVCEDETPERQLILRGIVSWGSGCGNRLKPGVYTDVANYLAWIREHTAS, translated from the exons ACTCCACCTTGGAAAGGCCCCAAGAAGCATAAACTCACAGAGAGTGAGCACACAGTGG TTCTCACTGTCACCGGGGAACCCTGCCACTTCCCCTTCCAGTACCACCGGCAGCTGTATCATAAATGCATCCACAGAGGCCGGCCAGGCCCCCGACCTTG GTGTGCTACCACCCCCAACTTTGAGAAGGACCAACGATGGGCATACTGCCTGGAACCCAAGAAAGTGAAAG ACCACTGCAGCAAACACAATCCCTGCCAGAAGGGAGGGACCTGTATGAACATGCCCGATGGCCCACACTGCATCTGTGCAGATCACCTCACTGGGAAGCACTGCCAGAAAG AGAAGTGCTTTGAGCCCCAGTTTTTCCAGTTCTTCCACGAGAATGAAATATGGCATAGGCTTGAGCCAGCAGGTGTGGTCAAGTGCCAATGCAAGGGTCCGAATGCCCAATGCAAGCCACTGGCCAGCCAGG TCTGCCGCACCAACCCGTGTCTCAACGGGGGCAGCTGCCTACAGGCGGAGGGCCACCGCCTGTGCCGTTGCCCTGCTAGCTTCGCGGGACGTTTGTGCGATGTAG accTCAAGGCGAGTTGCTACGACGACCGCGATCGCGGACTCAGCTACCGCGGCACGGCCAGGACCACGCTGTCCGGAGTACCCTGTCAGTCGTGGGCCTCCGAGGCCACCTACTGGAATGTGACCGCAGAGCAAGTGCTGAACTGGGGACTGGGCGACCACGCCTTCTGCCG GAACCCCGACAACGACACCCGCCCGTGGTGCTTCATTTGGAAAGGCGACCAACTGAGCTGGAATTACTGCCGCCTGGCACCTTGCCAGGCCGCAGCTGGGCACGAGGTCTTCCCCTTGCCCTCGCCGTCGGCTTTGCAGAAACCTGAGTCCACGACCCAGACCCCGCTTCCATCCCTGACTTCAG GCTGGCACTCACCGCCCGAACAGCCGACTCTTCTGGCCGGCGCAGGCCCCGGGGGCTGTGGACAGCGGCTCCGCAAATGGCTGTCCTCGCTGAACCGCGTCGTCGGAGGACTGGTGGCGCTCCCCGGGGCGCACCCCTACATCGCCGCGCTGTACTGGGGCCAACATTTCTGCGCCGGCAGCCTCATCGCTCCCTGTTGGGTGCTGACTGCGGCTCACTGCCTGCAGAACCG ACCTGCGCCGGAGGAGCTGACCGTGGTGCTCGGCCAGGACCGCCACAACCAGAGCTGTGAGCAGTGCCAGACGCTGGCAGTGCGGGACTACCGCCTGCATGAGGCCTTCTCGCCCATCACCTACCAGCACGACCTGG GTGGGGAATATTCCAGCTTcctgcaggaggctcaggtgCCGCTCATCGACCCGGAGCGCTGCTCCGCCCCCGACGTGCACGGAGCAGCCTTCACCCGCGGCATGCTCTGCGCTGGCTTCCTCGAGGGCGGCACTGATGCGTGCCAG ggtgaCTCCGGAGGCCCTCTGGTGTGTGAGGATGAGACCCCTGAGCGCCAGCTCATCCTGCGAGGCATAGTCAGCTGGGGCTCAGGTTGCGGCAACCGCTTGAAGCCGGGTGTGTACACTGACGTGGCCAACTACCTAGCCTGGATTCGGGAGCACACGGCTTCCTGA
- the F12 gene encoding coagulation factor XII isoform X3, giving the protein MRALLLLGALLVSLESTVSTPPWKGPKKHKLTESEHTVVLTVTGEPCHFPFQYHRQLYHKCIHRGRPGPRPWCATTPNFEKDQRWAYCLEPKKVKDHCSKHNPCQKGGTCMNMPDGPHCICADHLTGKHCQKEKCFEPQFFQFFHENEIWHRLEPAGVVKCQCKGPNAQCKPLASQVCRTNPCLNGGSCLQAEGHRLCRCPASFAGRLCDVDLKASCYDDRDRGLSYRGTARTTLSGVPCQSWASEATYWNVTAEQVLNWGLGDHAFCRNPDNDTRPWCFIWKGDQLSWNYCRLAPCQAAAGHEVFPLPSPSALQKPESTTQTPLPSLTSGWHSPPEQPTLLAGAGPGGCGQRLRKWLSSLNRVVGGLVALPGAHPYIAALYWGQHFCAGSLIAPCWVLTAAHCLQNRPAPEELTVVLGQDRHNQSCEQCQTLAVRDYRLHEAFSPITYQHDLALVRLQENADGCCAHPSPFVQPVCLPSSAARPAESEAAVCEVAGWGHQFEGVKGNSFPPGLAARKTGDYSGFERAW; this is encoded by the exons ACTCCACCTTGGAAAGGCCCCAAGAAGCATAAACTCACAGAGAGTGAGCACACAGTGG TTCTCACTGTCACCGGGGAACCCTGCCACTTCCCCTTCCAGTACCACCGGCAGCTGTATCATAAATGCATCCACAGAGGCCGGCCAGGCCCCCGACCTTG GTGTGCTACCACCCCCAACTTTGAGAAGGACCAACGATGGGCATACTGCCTGGAACCCAAGAAAGTGAAAG ACCACTGCAGCAAACACAATCCCTGCCAGAAGGGAGGGACCTGTATGAACATGCCCGATGGCCCACACTGCATCTGTGCAGATCACCTCACTGGGAAGCACTGCCAGAAAG AGAAGTGCTTTGAGCCCCAGTTTTTCCAGTTCTTCCACGAGAATGAAATATGGCATAGGCTTGAGCCAGCAGGTGTGGTCAAGTGCCAATGCAAGGGTCCGAATGCCCAATGCAAGCCACTGGCCAGCCAGG TCTGCCGCACCAACCCGTGTCTCAACGGGGGCAGCTGCCTACAGGCGGAGGGCCACCGCCTGTGCCGTTGCCCTGCTAGCTTCGCGGGACGTTTGTGCGATGTAG accTCAAGGCGAGTTGCTACGACGACCGCGATCGCGGACTCAGCTACCGCGGCACGGCCAGGACCACGCTGTCCGGAGTACCCTGTCAGTCGTGGGCCTCCGAGGCCACCTACTGGAATGTGACCGCAGAGCAAGTGCTGAACTGGGGACTGGGCGACCACGCCTTCTGCCG GAACCCCGACAACGACACCCGCCCGTGGTGCTTCATTTGGAAAGGCGACCAACTGAGCTGGAATTACTGCCGCCTGGCACCTTGCCAGGCCGCAGCTGGGCACGAGGTCTTCCCCTTGCCCTCGCCGTCGGCTTTGCAGAAACCTGAGTCCACGACCCAGACCCCGCTTCCATCCCTGACTTCAG GCTGGCACTCACCGCCCGAACAGCCGACTCTTCTGGCCGGCGCAGGCCCCGGGGGCTGTGGACAGCGGCTCCGCAAATGGCTGTCCTCGCTGAACCGCGTCGTCGGAGGACTGGTGGCGCTCCCCGGGGCGCACCCCTACATCGCCGCGCTGTACTGGGGCCAACATTTCTGCGCCGGCAGCCTCATCGCTCCCTGTTGGGTGCTGACTGCGGCTCACTGCCTGCAGAACCG ACCTGCGCCGGAGGAGCTGACCGTGGTGCTCGGCCAGGACCGCCACAACCAGAGCTGTGAGCAGTGCCAGACGCTGGCAGTGCGGGACTACCGCCTGCATGAGGCCTTCTCGCCCATCACCTACCAGCACGACCTGG CTCTGGTGCGCTTGCAGGAGAACGCGGACGGCTGCTGCGCGCATCCGTCGCCTTTCGTTCAGCCAGTGTGCCTGCCGAGTAGCGCCGCCCGCCCCGCCGAATCCGAAGCCGCAGTCTGCGAGGTGGCCGGCTGGGGTCACCAGTTCGAGG GTGTTAAAGGCAATTCATTCCCTCCCGGGCTTGCTGCGAGGAAGACAGGAGATTATAGCGGGTTTGAAAGAGCCTGGTAA